Proteins encoded by one window of Ulvibacter sp. MAR_2010_11:
- a CDS encoding TlpA disulfide reductase family protein, translating into MKKIVFLLAALVIISCNKEEKKPEYVIINGTVQNSNLETAMVRGNDFEVEIPISEAGTFTDTLRIKTDGMYDLFIGRERTPTYLEKGANLSVTVDLQEFDETISYSGDLAVENNYLAAKYLLSEKEKPFQEVYSLNEAEFMAEANAIDKGYRDLLSGTEGISETFSKMESQNLDYAHVMNLENYQQYNRYFTGNKEFSVSEKYYDYTKNVNFSDTTAFRASNAYQRMLDTHFSRLVSEASEGREDFNISKAYLTTVNEALPNGYAKDQLMYDYLQFGLRPDASLDEVYALYKNSNPGVENLNKVTERYNKLKPLQPGNVSPTFDYENFMGGTTKLENLSGKYVYIDVWATWCGPCIREIPALKEVEAAYHGKNIAFVSISIDVPNDYDKWKAMVVEKELGGIQLMADNNWKSKFVEEYGILGIPRFILIDPQGKIVDADAPRPSDAKLRSMLDKMI; encoded by the coding sequence ATGAAAAAAATAGTATTTCTTTTGGCTGCATTGGTGATAATTTCTTGCAATAAGGAAGAAAAAAAACCTGAATATGTTATCATAAACGGTACAGTCCAAAACAGTAATTTGGAAACGGCAATGGTACGGGGGAACGATTTTGAAGTTGAAATTCCAATATCGGAAGCCGGAACCTTCACCGATACTTTACGTATTAAGACCGATGGAATGTACGATCTTTTTATAGGGAGAGAACGCACCCCTACCTATCTTGAAAAAGGAGCAAACCTTTCAGTGACTGTAGACCTTCAGGAGTTTGATGAAACAATTTCTTATTCGGGAGATTTGGCTGTTGAAAACAATTATCTGGCCGCCAAATATTTACTTTCTGAAAAAGAAAAGCCCTTTCAGGAAGTTTATTCTCTGAATGAAGCAGAATTTATGGCCGAAGCAAATGCCATCGATAAGGGATATCGAGATTTATTATCCGGTACAGAAGGTATTTCTGAAACATTTTCAAAAATGGAATCTCAAAATCTCGACTATGCCCATGTCATGAATCTGGAAAACTATCAGCAATACAACCGCTATTTCACCGGGAATAAAGAATTTTCAGTCTCAGAAAAGTATTATGATTACACCAAGAATGTGAATTTCTCGGACACAACGGCTTTTAGAGCATCAAATGCATATCAACGAATGCTGGATACACATTTTAGCCGCTTGGTTAGTGAGGCTTCCGAAGGTCGGGAAGATTTCAATATTTCAAAAGCCTATTTAACTACCGTAAATGAAGCCTTGCCTAACGGCTATGCAAAAGATCAGTTAATGTACGATTATTTGCAATTTGGGCTTAGGCCGGACGCTTCTTTGGATGAAGTATATGCATTGTATAAGAACAGTAACCCCGGTGTCGAAAATCTAAATAAGGTAACCGAGCGATATAATAAGTTGAAACCTTTGCAACCCGGGAACGTCTCCCCTACCTTCGACTATGAAAATTTTATGGGAGGAACCACCAAATTAGAAAATCTTAGCGGTAAATATGTTTATATAGATGTCTGGGCTACCTGGTGCGGTCCTTGTATTCGCGAAATTCCTGCCCTTAAAGAGGTAGAAGCTGCCTATCACGGTAAAAATATTGCTTTTGTTAGCATTTCCATAGACGTACCAAACGATTACGATAAATGGAAAGCCATGGTCGTGGAGAAAGAACTTGGTGGCATACAGTTAATGGCGGACAATAATTGGAAATCGAAATTTGTTGAAGAATACGGGATATTAGGAATTCCCCGCTTTATATTAATAGATCCACAAGGAAAAATTGTTGATGCAGACGCACCACGACCTTCAGATGCCAAGTTGCGCAGTATGTTGGATAAAATGATTTAA